The Rhododendron vialii isolate Sample 1 chromosome 5a, ASM3025357v1 genome contains a region encoding:
- the LOC131326106 gene encoding patellin-6 has product MESPSPIPEHSPNPNTTPTTPQKKTLLTSLMSAARSHSFREDTYLVSNLKPSEQKSLQNFRQNLQTSTTNTPSIWGIPLLNDDEKSDVILLKFLRARDFRVQDSLQMLLKCLQWRSDFGADGILDEELGFKEIEGVVAYMQGYDREGHPVCYNDYGVFKDKDQYERVFGDEEKLGKFLRWRVQVLERGIKMLHFKPGGINSIIQVTDLKDMPKRELRVASNHILSLFQDNYPEMVARKIFINVPWYFSVLYSMFSPFLTQRTKSKFVISKEGNVAETLYKYIRPEDIPVHYGGLSRPSDLQNGPPKPASEFTVKGGEKVNIQIEGIEGGATITWDIVVGGWDLDYSAEFVPTAEGSYTLAVERPRKIAAAEEAIHNSFTAKEAGKMVLSVDNTASWKKKVAAYRYVVRKSTAV; this is encoded by the exons ATGGAATCCCCATCCCCAATCCCAGAACACTCCCCAAACCCAAACACAACACCAACCACTCCTCAGAAGAAAACCCTCCTCACATCCCTAATGTCCGCCGCCCGGTCCCACTCCTTCCGCGAAGACACCTACCTCGTCTCCAACCTCAAACCCTCCGAACAGAAATCCCTGCAAAACTTCAGGCAAAACCTCCaaacctccaccaccaacaccccCTCCATCTGGGGAATCCCTCTGCTGAACGACGACGAGAAGTCCGACGTGATTCTTCTCAAGTTTCTCCGGGCGCGAGACTTCCGGGTCCAGGATTCCCTCCAGATGCTCCTCAAGTGCCTCCAGTGGCGGTCGGATTTCGGAGCGGACGGCATTCTCGATGAGGAACTTGGGTTTAAGGAAATCGAGGGAGTTGTGGCTTATATGCAGGG GTACGATCGAGAAGGGCACCCTGTTTGTTACAACGATTACGGGGTTTTCAAGGATAAGGATCAGTACGAGAGGGTTTTCGGGGACGAGGAGAAATTGGGAAAGTTTTTGAGGTGGAGGGTTCAAGTGCTCGAGAGAGGGATCAAGATGCTGCATTTCAAACCCGGTGGGATTAATTCGATTATTCAGGTCACGGATTTGAAAGACATGCCCAAGAGAGAGCTTAGGGTCGCTTCTAATCACATTCTCTCCCTGTTCCAGGATAATTACCCCGAAATGGTCGCCCGTAAG ATATTCATCAATGTGCCATGGTACTTCAGTGTCTTGTATTCGATGTTTAGTCCGTTTCTGACTCAGCGGACTAAGAGCAAATTCGTAATATCTAAAGAAGGCAATGTCGCAGAGACTCTGTACAA GTATATTAGGCCAGAGGACATTCCGGTTCACTACGGTGGTCTGAGTCGGCCCAGCGATCTACAGAACGGTCCACCGAAACCAGCATCCGAGTTCACCGTGAAAGGAGGGGAGAAAGTGAACATTCAGATCGAGGGCATTGAG GGTGGTGCAACAATAACATGGGACATTGTGGTGGGCGGATGGGATTTGGACTACAGCGCTGAATTCGTGCCAACCGCGGAAGGCAGCTACACACTTGCCGTGGAAAGACCGAGGAAAATCGCCGCCGCCGAGGAGGCAATTCACAACTCGTTCACCGCCAAAGAAGCCGGGAAAATGGTGCTCTCGGTCGACAACACCGCCTCCTGGAAGAAGAAAGTCGCAGCTTACCGATACGTAGTCCGCAAATCCACAGCCGTATAA